A stretch of DNA from candidate division WOR-3 bacterium:
CAAGTTCCTCAAATTTATCTGGAATTTTTCCACCATATTTTTCTATAATCTCTTTGGATAATCTCTTTAAAATTTTTGCCTTTACTTTATAAAAGCCAACAGGATAAATTAATTTCTCAATTTCCTTTACCTTTAATTTTTTTAAATCATTAAAATCCTTTACTTTTTTTAAAAAATTTTCCATCACCCTCCCTGTTACTTCATCCTTTGTTCTTGATGATAAAATAGCTGAAATGAGTATTGAAAAATCTGATCTTCTTTTAAGAGCTATAAGTGATACAAGGGGAACTTTAAGATTTTTTGAATACTCTTCAATTTTTAAAAATAAATCGCAAGGTGAAATTTCTTTCACTTAATATTTACTCCTTCAAGTTTAAGAAGTTTTTTCTTCCAATCAAGTCCACCACTAAAGCCTCCTAAATTATTTTTCCCTACAACCCTGTGACAGGGAATAATTATAGGATAAGGATTTTCTGAAAGAGCCCTACCCACTTTTCTCCTTAAATTTCTATTACCTAATTTTTCAGCAAGTTCAGAATAAGTAATTACCTCACCCCATTTAACTTTTAAAAGTTCCATAAAAACTTTCTTTTTAAAATCATCAATGAAATTTAAATCTATTAATTTATAGGAAAACTTAAAATCTTCCTTTTTGCCAACGAAATAATTTTTGAATTCTTCAATAACTTTAGAAAATTCTTCTTCAACTTTCCCTTCAACTTCAAAATTTTTATAATTTTTATTATCAAGAAAATTTATTTCTTTTATTTTCCCTTCTTTAAATTTAATTGAAATTTTTCCAAGAGGTGATTTTATTTTAACTGTGTAATCTCTCATAAATTATTTCTGCCAGTTTTCTTCCAATTCCTTTTACTTTTGCAATTTCATCAATACTTGCACCTTTTAATCTTTCTATTGAACCAAAAAACCTTAAAATTTCCATTTTCTTTTTTTCACCAATTCCAGGTATT
This window harbors:
- the nth gene encoding endonuclease III, which translates into the protein MKEISPCDLFLKIEEYSKNLKVPLVSLIALKRRSDFSILISAILSSRTKDEVTGRVMENFLKKVKDFNDLKKLKVKEIEKLIYPVGFYKVKAKILKRLSKEIIEKYGGKIPDKFEELVKLPGVGRKVANLILIEIFKKDEICVDTHVHRISNRLGWVSTKKREETEEKLKEIFPREYWSRINRTLVAFGQGICKPLKPLCKICPVEPFCPKIGLNSKK
- a CDS encoding methylated-DNA--[protein]-cysteine S-methyltransferase, coding for MRDYTVKIKSPLGKISIKFKEGKIKEINFLDNKNYKNFEVEGKVEEEFSKVIEEFKNYFVGKKEDFKFSYKLIDLNFIDDFKKKVFMELLKVKWGEVITYSELAEKLGNRNLRRKVGRALSENPYPIIIPCHRVVGKNNLGGFSGGLDWKKKLLKLEGVNIK